The following are from one region of the Bacillus methanolicus MGA3 genome:
- a CDS encoding YlaN family protein, with translation MASEMMVNHQEKAHALLKADADKILKLIKVQMDNLTMPQCPLYEEVLDTQMFGLSREIDFAVRLGLVDEKEGKAILAKLERELSILHEASQRK, from the coding sequence TTGGCGTCCGAAATGATGGTAAATCATCAAGAAAAAGCACATGCCCTATTAAAGGCTGACGCTGATAAAATCTTAAAGCTTATAAAGGTGCAAATGGATAACCTTACAATGCCTCAATGCCCTCTTTATGAAGAGGTGCTGGATACGCAAATGTTTGGATTATCCAGAGAAATAGACTTTGCTGTCCGGCTTGGCTTGGTGGATGAAAAAGAAGGAAAAGCGATCCTCGCTAAACTTGAAAGAGAGCTTTCCATCCTTCATGAGGCATCACAAAGAAAATAA
- a CDS encoding pyridoxamine 5'-phosphate oxidase family protein, with protein sequence MANQVEPKLIKPLYDELQKERFVVLATIDFETGGPNVNAISWIYAKDDETIYFAIDNRSRIVQNIKNNNKVVINIIANESTYSISGEASVKQEKMEGVPLKLALIEVKIKEVRDVMFYGSKIVTEPEYDKTYDKNAAARLDKQVMDAMKNA encoded by the coding sequence ATGGCTAATCAAGTTGAACCTAAGTTAATAAAGCCTTTATATGATGAACTGCAAAAAGAACGTTTTGTCGTTCTTGCGACGATTGATTTTGAAACAGGCGGTCCAAATGTAAATGCCATTTCCTGGATATATGCGAAAGATGATGAAACGATTTATTTTGCTATTGATAACAGATCGAGAATAGTCCAAAACATAAAAAATAACAACAAAGTTGTTATCAATATTATTGCGAATGAATCCACATATTCAATTAGCGGCGAAGCTAGTGTAAAACAAGAAAAAATGGAAGGGGTTCCACTTAAATTAGCTCTCATTGAAGTAAAGATTAAGGAAGTAAGAGATGTCATGTTTTATGGTTCAAAAATTGTTACAGAACCAGAATATGATAAAACATATGACAAAAATGCCGCTGCCCGTTTAGACAAACAGGTTATGGATGCAATGAAAAATGCTTAG
- a CDS encoding YlaH-like family protein yields the protein MDVTERLSFFAALYKVDENPEKGMWMLYLTIVVLSIIVYKLGFAKKLPILKSFIIYLFLILGCTILTFLGAFLPVAEGLVVAALILIIYKIRLRQEKKQEANTN from the coding sequence ATGGATGTGACGGAGCGTTTGTCCTTTTTTGCTGCCTTATATAAAGTGGATGAAAATCCAGAGAAAGGTATGTGGATGCTATATTTAACAATTGTCGTCTTATCCATCATTGTGTATAAGCTCGGATTTGCTAAAAAACTTCCTATTTTAAAATCATTCATTATATATCTTTTTTTAATCCTTGGATGTACGATTTTGACTTTCCTAGGAGCCTTCCTTCCAGTAGCTGAAGGGCTTGTTGTAGCAGCTTTAATCCTGATTATTTATAAAATTCGTCTTCGTCAGGAAAAAAAGCAGGAAGCGAATACAAACTAG
- a CDS encoding YhcN/YlaJ family sporulation lipoprotein produces the protein MYRAMLLVLFLLTISACNPQNDGAEKQNLVNVKNTAIEEVNRKTGQEISRRLVKLATSIPDVNGATAVVFGKYAIVGIDVDSNIERSEVGTIKYSVAESLKHDPFGARAVVVADPDMNARLKEISQDIQNGEPIQGIMNELSDITGRLMPEVPSDMIEPKPKNATEKPKDKLKKSQKKELDKEQQKQSNYQK, from the coding sequence ATGTACAGAGCTATGCTATTAGTCTTATTCCTTTTAACAATTTCAGCTTGTAATCCACAAAACGATGGAGCAGAAAAACAAAATTTAGTTAATGTGAAAAACACTGCAATCGAAGAAGTGAACAGAAAAACTGGACAGGAAATTTCCCGTCGCTTAGTTAAACTGGCTACTAGCATCCCTGATGTAAATGGTGCCACTGCAGTAGTATTTGGAAAGTATGCCATTGTTGGTATTGATGTTGATTCTAATATCGAGCGATCGGAAGTTGGCACAATCAAATATTCCGTCGCTGAAAGCTTGAAACACGATCCCTTTGGCGCAAGAGCAGTTGTAGTTGCTGACCCGGATATGAATGCGCGGCTTAAGGAAATTTCTCAGGATATTCAAAATGGGGAACCAATACAAGGAATCATGAACGAACTTTCTGATATTACCGGACGTCTTATGCCTGAAGTGCCGTCTGACATGATTGAACCAAAGCCAAAAAATGCAACAGAAAAACCGAAGGATAAACTGAAAAAATCACAAAAAAAAGAACTGGATAAAGAACAGCAAAAACAATCCAATTATCAGAAATAA
- the cyoE gene encoding heme o synthase, producing the protein MTDPKAFREAAIDPSERSLQSDIPETTAWRDFLSLIKIGIVNSNMITTFTGLWLALYFTNQSFLINLDLVLVTLIGSSLIIAGSCTINNYIDRDIDHLMERTKVRPTVTGKVAPAKAVFLGVFLISLGTIFLLMTTLTAAIIGLIGVFSYVYLYTIWSKRQYVSNTIIGSISGAVPPLIGWAAIDANLHPVAWFLFLIMFIWQPPHFYALAMRRVEEYRAAGIPMLPVVKGFDVTKKHIMLWIAALLPLPFFLKSLGIPFLVLATALNISWLALGIYGYKKKDNIKWATSMFVYSLQYLTIMFVSMVIVTLK; encoded by the coding sequence ATGACTGACCCAAAGGCTTTTCGTGAAGCTGCAATTGATCCCAGCGAGCGAAGCCTGCAATCTGATATACCTGAAACAACTGCTTGGAGGGATTTCCTTTCATTAATTAAGATTGGAATTGTTAATTCTAATATGATCACGACCTTTACTGGTCTATGGCTAGCTCTTTATTTTACGAACCAAAGTTTTTTGATCAATCTTGATCTTGTATTGGTTACACTGATTGGATCTTCATTAATTATCGCTGGTTCCTGTACCATTAATAACTATATAGACCGCGATATCGATCATTTAATGGAACGAACGAAGGTAAGACCAACCGTAACTGGCAAGGTTGCTCCGGCAAAGGCAGTTTTTCTCGGAGTTTTTCTTATCAGTCTTGGGACAATATTCTTGTTAATGACAACATTAACTGCTGCTATTATCGGTTTGATAGGTGTTTTCAGCTATGTGTATTTATACACGATATGGTCTAAACGCCAATATGTATCGAACACGATTATTGGCAGCATTTCAGGAGCGGTTCCGCCACTGATCGGCTGGGCGGCAATCGATGCGAATCTCCATCCTGTCGCTTGGTTTTTGTTTTTGATCATGTTTATTTGGCAGCCTCCTCATTTTTATGCTCTCGCGATGAGAAGGGTAGAAGAATACAGAGCTGCTGGAATTCCAATGCTTCCTGTTGTCAAAGGTTTTGATGTTACGAAAAAACATATTATGTTGTGGATTGCTGCACTTTTGCCGTTGCCGTTTTTTCTGAAATCACTTGGAATCCCGTTTTTAGTTCTTGCAACAGCTTTGAATATCAGCTGGCTAGCATTAGGGATTTACGGATATAAGAAAAAAGATAATATAAAATGGGCAACTTCAATGTTTGTATACTCACTGCAATATTTGACTATTATGTTTGTATCTATGGTAATAGTTACACTAAAATAG
- a CDS encoding FtsW/RodA/SpoVE family cell cycle protein — MLKKMLKSYDYSLIIVMVLLSLFGLVMVYSASMVWAVQRYGLPSDFFYQRQKMFLIGAFIVFLCAALFPYKMMKSNKILGFIVVMSLFGLMSLFVFGHIAGNAQSWFKIGGLSLQPSEFTKIAVIIYLSAVYAKKQSYINEFNKGVVPPLVYIVLVCILVVIQPDFGTALIIFLIAAAIILSSGMNWKNISKLIMIGILVASPVVLVMKDDLFTKEQRERFEAVKNPFKDEQNTGFQLTNSLLAIGSGGINGLGLGKSIQKLGYLPESHTDFIMAVIAEELGVWGVSFVILSLGYIVLRGIYIALKCRDPFGSLLAIGISSMIGIQSFINLGGISGLIPLTGVPLPFISYGGSSLLQLSIAMGILVNVSMFVNYEEKYKKNNEKKIVA, encoded by the coding sequence ATGTTAAAAAAAATGTTAAAATCTTATGATTACTCTTTGATTATTGTCATGGTACTTTTATCTTTATTTGGATTAGTGATGGTTTATAGCGCGAGCATGGTTTGGGCTGTACAAAGATATGGCCTGCCAAGCGACTTTTTTTATCAAAGGCAAAAGATGTTTTTAATTGGGGCTTTTATCGTGTTTTTGTGTGCTGCCCTGTTTCCTTATAAGATGATGAAAAGTAACAAAATACTTGGTTTTATTGTAGTGATGTCGCTATTTGGCTTAATGTCTCTCTTTGTTTTTGGACATATTGCAGGCAACGCACAAAGCTGGTTTAAAATCGGAGGATTGAGCCTTCAGCCGTCTGAATTCACGAAAATAGCTGTCATAATATATTTGTCTGCAGTTTATGCCAAAAAACAATCATATATTAATGAATTTAACAAAGGGGTTGTACCCCCATTAGTTTACATTGTTCTTGTTTGTATTTTAGTAGTAATTCAGCCTGATTTTGGTACAGCTCTTATCATTTTTTTAATTGCGGCGGCCATTATTTTATCTTCAGGTATGAATTGGAAGAATATTTCAAAATTAATTATGATTGGAATATTGGTAGCATCTCCAGTTGTGTTAGTCATGAAAGATGATCTTTTTACAAAAGAACAGCGGGAAAGATTTGAAGCCGTGAAAAATCCATTTAAAGATGAACAGAACACAGGCTTTCAACTAACTAACTCTTTACTCGCAATCGGTTCAGGAGGAATAAACGGCCTTGGATTAGGAAAAAGCATTCAAAAGCTTGGTTATTTGCCGGAATCCCACACAGATTTTATTATGGCTGTCATTGCAGAAGAGCTGGGAGTGTGGGGAGTTAGCTTTGTAATATTATCTTTAGGATATATAGTTTTGAGAGGTATTTATATTGCCCTTAAATGCAGGGACCCTTTTGGCAGCTTGCTTGCTATCGGAATCTCGAGCATGATAGGCATCCAGTCCTTTATTAATCTTGGCGGGATATCAGGTTTGATACCTCTTACGGGTGTTCCTCTGCCATTTATTAGCTACGGAGGATCATCATTATTGCAATTGTCGATTGCGATGGGGATATTAGTAAATGTCTCTATGTTTGTGAATTATGAAGAAAAATATAAAAAGAATAATGAAAAAAAGATAGTTGCCTAA
- a CDS encoding YlaI family protein: MRVKCVLCDKIESIEDESPLAKRLRNRPIHTYMCNECDRRIAEKTRARIATGKFRLNKPRSQDDEW; the protein is encoded by the coding sequence ATGAGAGTAAAATGTGTCTTATGTGATAAGATTGAATCCATTGAAGATGAATCTCCATTAGCAAAACGGCTTAGAAATCGTCCCATTCATACGTACATGTGCAATGAGTGCGATCGGAGAATTGCAGAAAAAACAAGAGCAAGAATCGCTACAGGCAAATTTCGCCTTAATAAGCCGCGATCGCAAGACGATGAATGGTAA
- a CDS encoding PhoH family protein yields MSKIYVLDTNVLLQDPFSIFSFEDNDVVIPAVVLEEVDSKKRYMDEIGRNARQVSRLIDSFRATGKLYEKIPLENGGTLRIELNHRSFHQLQEIFVEKTNDNRILAVAKNLSLEEQTKENGRTVILVSKDALVRVKADAIGLLAEDFLSDRVVEDDHLYTGFLNVFIDASLLVKFYENGELQLSEIANHPFFPNQFLIMKDSLGSSSSALGIVDQRGKKVKRLVFDYEQIWGIRPRNVQQTMAIELLLRKDLPLVTLTGKAGTGKTLLALASGLLQTEDLKQYKKLLVARPIVPVGKDLGFLPGEKQEKLRPWMQPIFDNLEFLFNTKKPGELDAILAGMGSIEVEALTYIRGRSIPDQYIIIDEAQNLTKHEVKTILTRVGEGSKIVLMGDPEQIDHPYLDAYNNGLTYVVERFKDQTISGHVKLIKGERSGLAQLAADLL; encoded by the coding sequence TTGAGTAAAATATACGTGTTAGATACGAACGTCTTGCTACAAGACCCGTTTTCGATTTTCTCTTTTGAAGATAACGATGTGGTTATACCTGCAGTCGTTCTTGAAGAAGTGGATTCAAAAAAGAGATATATGGATGAGATAGGCAGAAATGCTAGGCAGGTTTCAAGACTGATCGACAGCTTTAGAGCAACTGGAAAACTCTATGAAAAGATTCCCCTTGAAAATGGAGGCACTTTAAGAATCGAGCTGAATCATCGCTCTTTTCATCAGCTCCAAGAAATCTTTGTAGAAAAAACAAACGATAACCGCATACTAGCTGTAGCAAAAAATTTGTCTCTTGAAGAACAGACGAAAGAAAATGGGAGAACGGTCATCCTAGTAAGCAAGGATGCTCTTGTCAGAGTTAAAGCAGATGCCATCGGTCTTTTAGCAGAGGATTTTTTGAGTGACAGGGTAGTCGAAGATGATCATCTTTATACGGGTTTCTTAAATGTGTTTATTGACGCTTCCCTTTTAGTTAAATTCTATGAAAATGGAGAATTGCAATTATCGGAAATTGCAAATCACCCCTTTTTTCCAAATCAGTTTTTGATTATGAAAGATTCCCTTGGAAGCTCGTCATCTGCACTTGGGATTGTTGATCAAAGAGGAAAAAAAGTAAAAAGGCTTGTTTTTGATTATGAACAAATATGGGGAATTCGCCCGAGGAATGTACAACAGACGATGGCAATTGAGCTACTCTTGCGAAAAGATTTGCCTCTTGTGACTTTAACAGGAAAAGCAGGAACCGGAAAGACTTTACTGGCGTTAGCTTCAGGATTATTACAAACAGAGGATTTGAAGCAATATAAAAAACTGCTGGTTGCAAGGCCTATCGTGCCTGTTGGGAAAGATCTGGGATTTTTGCCAGGAGAAAAGCAAGAAAAACTAAGACCATGGATGCAGCCTATTTTTGATAATCTCGAATTTTTATTTAACACAAAAAAGCCTGGTGAGCTGGATGCAATTTTAGCAGGAATGGGTTCAATCGAGGTGGAAGCTTTAACTTATATCAGAGGCAGGAGCATACCAGATCAGTATATTATTATTGATGAAGCGCAAAACTTGACAAAACATGAAGTAAAGACCATTTTAACAAGAGTGGGTGAAGGAAGCAAAATCGTTTTGATGGGGGATCCGGAGCAAATTGATCATCCTTATTTAGATGCGTATAATAATGGTCTTACATATGTTGTTGAAAGATTTAAAGATCAAACGATTTCTGGTCATGTAAAGCTTATTAAGGGAGAAAGGTCAGGACTAGCTCAACTGGCGGCGGACCTGCTGTAA
- the pyc gene encoding pyruvate carboxylase codes for MKRSINKVLVANRGEIAIRVFRACTELNIRTVAIYSKEDSGSYHRYKADEAYLVGEGKKPIDAYLDIEGIIEIAKSSGADAIHPGYGFLSENIEFAKRCAEEGIIFIGPEAKHLDMFGDKVKARTQAQLAEIPVIPGSDGPVKGLEEVIQFGKTYGFPIIIKAALGGGGRGMRIVRSLEEVREAYERAKSEAKAAFGSDQVYVEKFIEKPKHIEVQIIGDEHGNIVHLYERDCSVQRRHQKVVEVAPCVSISSELRERICEAAVRLMKNVNYVNAGTVEFLLSGDEFYFIEVNPRIQVEHTITEMVTGVDIVQTQILVAEGHELHGEKIGIPKQKDIHINGYAIQARVTTEDPLNNFMPDTGKIMAYRSGGGFGVRLDAGNGFQGAVITPYYDSLLVKLSTHAMTFEKAAAKMVRNLREFRIRGIKTNIPFLENVVKHEKFRTGQYDTSFIDTTPELFLFPKSKDRGTKMLTYIGNVTVNGFPGIEKRKKPVFDKPRIPKLKYDTEFKNGTKQILDELGADGLVKWVKEQKEVLLTDTTFRDAHQSLLATRIRTTDISHIAEPTAKLLPELFSFEMWGGATFDVAYRFLKEDPWERLLKLRKQIPNVLLQMLLRASNAVGYKNYPDNVIREFVEKSAQAGIDVFRIFDSLNWVKGMEVAIDAVRQTGKIAEAAICYTGDISDPTRTKYDLNYYKELAVELEKQGAHILGIKDMAGLLKPQAAYRLISELKETVSIPIHLHTHDTSGNGIYMYAKAIEAGVDIVDVALSSMAGLTSQPSANTLYYALEGTERKPNVNIEALEQLSHYWEDVRKYYHDFESGMMSPHTEVYQHEMPGGQYSNLQQQAKAVGLGDKWDQVKEMYARVNQMFGDIVKVTPSSKVVGDMALFMVQNELTEEDILNRGESLDFPDSVVEFFEGYLGQPHGGFPKDLQKVILKGKEPITVRPGELLEDVDFEALKEELYKEIGRPVTSFDVIAYALYPKVFLEYIQTVEKFGDVSVLDTPTFLYGMRLGEEIEVEIETGKTLIVKLVSIGQAQADGTRVVYFELNGQPREVIIKDESIKSAIASRVKADPKNESHIGATMPGTVIKVVVKKGEKVERGDHLVITEAMKMETTVQAPFSGIVKDIFVNNGDAIQTGDLLIELAKS; via the coding sequence ATGAAAAGAAGCATTAACAAGGTTTTAGTAGCAAACAGAGGTGAAATCGCCATCCGGGTGTTTAGAGCCTGTACGGAGCTTAACATTCGAACAGTAGCTATCTATTCGAAAGAAGACTCCGGTTCATATCATAGGTACAAAGCTGATGAAGCGTATCTGGTAGGAGAAGGAAAAAAACCGATCGATGCCTACCTTGATATAGAAGGTATTATTGAAATTGCCAAATCTAGCGGAGCCGATGCTATTCACCCTGGATATGGATTTCTTTCCGAGAATATCGAGTTTGCTAAACGATGTGCTGAAGAAGGAATTATTTTTATCGGTCCTGAGGCAAAACATCTTGATATGTTTGGAGACAAAGTGAAAGCAAGGACACAGGCACAGCTAGCTGAAATTCCTGTCATCCCTGGCAGCGACGGACCGGTAAAAGGGCTTGAAGAAGTGATTCAATTTGGAAAAACATATGGTTTTCCAATCATCATAAAAGCTGCTCTTGGAGGCGGCGGCCGCGGAATGAGAATTGTAAGGAGCCTAGAAGAAGTTAGAGAGGCTTATGAACGTGCGAAATCTGAGGCAAAGGCAGCTTTTGGCAGTGACCAAGTTTATGTAGAGAAATTTATTGAAAAACCGAAGCATATTGAAGTTCAAATCATTGGTGATGAACATGGCAACATCGTTCATTTGTATGAACGCGATTGCTCGGTTCAGCGCCGCCATCAAAAAGTTGTCGAAGTAGCGCCATGTGTTTCGATTTCAAGTGAGCTTCGAGAAAGAATATGTGAAGCTGCCGTCAGATTAATGAAAAATGTAAATTATGTAAATGCAGGAACAGTAGAATTCCTATTGTCAGGTGATGAATTTTACTTTATTGAAGTGAATCCGCGGATCCAAGTAGAACATACAATTACGGAAATGGTGACAGGAGTCGATATTGTTCAAACACAAATTCTTGTTGCAGAAGGACACGAGTTGCATGGGGAAAAAATTGGGATCCCTAAGCAAAAAGATATACACATTAATGGCTATGCAATTCAAGCTCGTGTAACGACAGAAGATCCGCTTAATAATTTTATGCCTGATACCGGAAAAATTATGGCTTATCGTTCAGGCGGCGGTTTTGGTGTCCGTCTTGATGCTGGAAACGGGTTTCAGGGAGCGGTTATTACTCCATATTATGACTCATTGCTTGTAAAACTATCGACTCATGCAATGACATTTGAAAAAGCTGCGGCCAAAATGGTCCGAAACTTGAGAGAATTTAGAATTCGCGGAATAAAGACAAATATTCCTTTTCTCGAAAATGTTGTGAAACATGAAAAATTCCGCACTGGACAATATGATACATCGTTTATCGATACAACACCGGAACTTTTCTTGTTCCCTAAGAGTAAAGACCGTGGTACAAAAATGTTGACCTATATTGGTAATGTGACAGTTAACGGGTTCCCGGGAATTGAAAAAAGGAAAAAACCGGTATTTGATAAACCTAGAATTCCAAAGTTGAAATATGATACAGAATTCAAAAATGGAACAAAACAAATTTTAGATGAGCTTGGGGCGGACGGTTTAGTCAAATGGGTGAAAGAACAAAAAGAGGTTCTTCTAACTGATACAACATTTCGAGATGCACATCAATCTTTATTAGCAACAAGAATACGAACAACAGATATAAGCCATATCGCAGAACCGACTGCAAAACTGCTGCCGGAACTCTTTTCGTTCGAAATGTGGGGAGGAGCAACTTTTGACGTCGCCTATCGGTTCTTAAAAGAGGATCCGTGGGAAAGGCTGTTAAAATTAAGAAAGCAAATTCCGAATGTTCTTTTGCAGATGTTATTAAGGGCTTCAAATGCTGTTGGTTATAAAAACTATCCCGATAATGTGATTAGGGAATTTGTTGAGAAATCTGCACAAGCCGGAATTGATGTATTTCGAATCTTTGATAGCTTAAACTGGGTTAAAGGAATGGAAGTTGCCATTGATGCAGTGAGACAGACCGGAAAAATCGCTGAAGCAGCAATTTGCTACACAGGAGATATTTCAGACCCAACAAGAACAAAGTATGATTTAAATTATTACAAAGAATTGGCAGTTGAACTCGAAAAACAAGGCGCACATATTTTAGGAATTAAAGATATGGCAGGACTTTTAAAACCGCAGGCTGCCTACCGCTTAATATCGGAATTAAAAGAAACAGTAAGCATTCCGATTCACCTTCATACCCATGATACGAGCGGTAACGGTATTTATATGTATGCGAAAGCAATTGAAGCAGGGGTTGATATTGTAGATGTTGCCCTTAGTTCAATGGCTGGTTTAACATCTCAGCCTAGTGCAAATACTCTTTACTACGCGTTAGAAGGCACCGAAAGAAAACCAAATGTGAATATTGAAGCATTGGAACAGCTTTCTCATTATTGGGAAGATGTTCGGAAATATTACCATGACTTTGAAAGCGGAATGATGTCTCCGCATACGGAAGTTTACCAGCATGAAATGCCGGGAGGACAATACAGCAACCTTCAACAGCAGGCAAAAGCAGTCGGTCTCGGGGACAAGTGGGACCAAGTGAAAGAAATGTATGCACGTGTAAACCAAATGTTCGGAGATATTGTTAAAGTAACTCCTTCCTCGAAAGTAGTTGGAGATATGGCGTTATTTATGGTACAAAACGAGCTTACAGAGGAAGATATTTTAAACAGAGGAGAATCTCTTGATTTTCCTGACTCAGTGGTAGAATTTTTCGAAGGGTATTTAGGACAACCACACGGTGGATTCCCGAAAGACCTCCAGAAAGTCATTCTCAAAGGGAAAGAACCGATCACTGTCCGCCCTGGAGAATTGCTTGAAGATGTTGATTTTGAAGCACTAAAAGAAGAATTATATAAGGAAATTGGAAGACCGGTCACAAGTTTTGATGTGATTGCTTATGCCTTATATCCGAAAGTCTTTTTGGAATATATTCAGACTGTTGAAAAATTTGGTGATGTATCTGTACTCGATACACCAACATTCTTATATGGAATGAGGCTAGGTGAAGAAATTGAAGTTGAAATTGAAACGGGTAAAACTCTGATTGTTAAGCTGGTTTCAATTGGACAAGCACAGGCAGATGGCACAAGGGTTGTCTATTTTGAATTAAACGGGCAGCCAAGGGAAGTTATTATTAAAGATGAAAGCATTAAGTCAGCAATTGCTTCAAGGGTAAAAGCAGATCCGAAAAATGAATCACATATCGGTGCTACGATGCCTGGAACGGTTATCAAAGTTGTAGTCAAAAAAGGAGAGAAGGTCGAAAGAGGAGACCATCTCGTCATAACAGAAGCGATGAAAATGGAGACGACTGTTCAAGCACCATTTTCCGGGATTGTAAAGGATATATTCGTCAACAATGGGGATGCAATTCAAACCGGAGATTTATTAATTGAACTGGCAAAATCATAA
- a CDS encoding COX15/CtaA family protein, with product MRKSFKWFAVLTTIGMLLILLGGALVTKTNSGMGCGRSWPLCNDELIPSKITIELVIELAHRLVSGIVGIMVLILSIWSWRSIGHIRETKFLSFLSVFFLILQGLIGAAAVIWGQSDFVLALHFGISLISFAAVFLLTLLIFEVDYKFKAEKLVLDNRMKKHMIGITAYSIIVVYTGALVRHVNASLVCRDWPFCLNTSLSLPANFYEWVQMGHRAAAGFIFLWIGYVTLLAVKNYKHQMVVYWGWIISFILVSLQVTCGALIVLTRLNLYIALAHAFFISCLFGVLSYFILLTSRSKKNEMELKKMQTEKQANPVSVSPFSVEIK from the coding sequence GTGAGAAAATCCTTTAAGTGGTTCGCCGTTCTAACAACTATAGGAATGCTACTTATTTTGCTGGGCGGCGCCCTTGTGACAAAAACGAACTCAGGCATGGGGTGCGGAAGATCATGGCCGCTCTGCAACGATGAACTTATTCCAAGTAAAATTACGATTGAACTTGTCATCGAACTTGCCCACCGGCTTGTTTCAGGAATTGTAGGCATCATGGTGCTGATCCTGTCCATTTGGTCATGGCGGTCGATCGGGCATATACGGGAAACAAAGTTTTTGTCATTTTTATCAGTTTTTTTTCTTATCCTTCAAGGCTTGATTGGAGCGGCAGCTGTTATATGGGGTCAATCCGATTTTGTACTTGCCCTTCATTTTGGCATATCTCTTATCTCATTTGCAGCAGTATTTCTGTTAACCTTGCTGATCTTCGAGGTCGATTATAAATTTAAAGCAGAGAAACTTGTACTTGATAACAGAATGAAAAAGCATATGATCGGCATAACAGCATACAGTATTATTGTCGTTTATACAGGAGCTCTTGTCAGACATGTGAACGCCAGTCTGGTTTGCAGAGATTGGCCATTTTGCTTGAATACGTCCCTATCATTGCCTGCAAATTTTTATGAATGGGTCCAAATGGGACACAGAGCAGCTGCAGGATTTATTTTTTTATGGATTGGCTATGTCACTTTATTAGCTGTTAAAAATTATAAACACCAAATGGTTGTCTATTGGGGCTGGATTATCTCTTTTATCCTTGTATCTCTCCAAGTTACATGTGGAGCACTTATTGTCTTAACAAGGTTAAATCTTTATATTGCACTGGCACACGCTTTCTTTATTTCATGCTTATTTGGTGTATTAAGTTATTTTATTCTGTTAACTTCAAGAAGCAAAAAGAACGAGATGGAATTGAAAAAAATGCAGACAGAAAAACAGGCGAATCCGGTTTCTGTCTCCCCGTTTTCGGTCGAAATTAAATAA